Within Mongoliitalea daihaiensis, the genomic segment TCAGAGGCTGTGGCGATGAGAAAGGCCCTGCTGGTGCAGCTCTCAGAAGCGTATATGGAACGTGCTGAGGGGCTTTCTGCGGAGGAGAAGTCCGCCTTCTTTCAACAGTACTTGGTCCAATTAGGGATACTGGATGACTTGACCAACCTGAATGATGATTTGTCTCGTTCCTTGATGATGGCACTTCATTATTCCTTGGAGATTCCCTTCGGTATGCCCAATACCCGTGTGGAGGAATTTATATTGTCCAGAGAAGAACCCATGCGCGAAAGTTTGAAAGCGGCCATGGTTATGAATGAAATGGTCATGCTGTCCGGAGGCTACGAAGTTAGTGAGCGTTTGGTTAAGCAATTTGTAGCAGAATATCCTCAATCAGTCCATTTGCCCAATATGATGGAAGATTTGAAAGGTTTGGAGCGCCTGCGAACAGGAGCCCAGGTGACTGACTTTGAATTTAAGGATTTGACAGGATCGACGGTGCGTCTTTCAGATTATCAAGATAAGATCATTTATTTGGATTTGTGGGCCTCTTGGTGTGGACCATGCATTCAAACCTTTAAGACCAAGACGCCTGATTTTGAAAAGAAGCTGGTGGGTTTGGATGATATCGTCTTGATGTATGTATCCGTAGATGAAAAAGAAGAATCCTGGAAAAATTATTTAGATAAAAACCCGATGAATGGGGTTCATTTGTTTGCAGGTCAGGGTTTTGAAGCAGAGATCATGCGTTACTTCAAAGTATGGGGTATCCCGAGATACCTGATTTTAGGCAAGGGAAATAAAATCCTCCAAGTCAACGCCCCCCGACCAGGGGATGAAGCTTATGAGGCGCTGATAGAGATTGGAGAGGGAGTTGAGTGATCTCGCAGAATGCGCGGAATGAACGGAAGTTTCGGAATGGTCT encodes:
- a CDS encoding TlpA family protein disulfide reductase — its product is MNYMRYLCLIITLLVLPFSFSFAQQKSDALTIYSTSLYGFVQEELYPMIAESLFDAEEAPSVDEFIALAKKIDQQVQDHLKGQETSLDASDISEAVAMRKALLVQLSEAYMERAEGLSAEEKSAFFQQYLVQLGILDDLTNLNDDLSRSLMMALHYSLEIPFGMPNTRVEEFILSREEPMRESLKAAMVMNEMVMLSGGYEVSERLVKQFVAEYPQSVHLPNMMEDLKGLERLRTGAQVTDFEFKDLTGSTVRLSDYQDKIIYLDLWASWCGPCIQTFKTKTPDFEKKLVGLDDIVLMYVSVDEKEESWKNYLDKNPMNGVHLFAGQGFEAEIMRYFKVWGIPRYLILGKGNKILQVNAPRPGDEAYEALIEIGEGVE